Proteins encoded in a region of the Prunus persica cultivar Lovell chromosome G4, Prunus_persica_NCBIv2, whole genome shotgun sequence genome:
- the LOC18781304 gene encoding DNA-directed RNA polymerases II, IV and V subunit 12, which yields MDPQPEPVYYICGDCGMEIPLKPNDVIQCRECGYRILYKKRTRRIVQYEAR from the exons ATGGATCCGCAGCCAGAGCCAGTCTACTACATCTGTGGAG ATTGTGGGATGGAGATTCCCTTGAAGCCAAACGATGTGATTCAGTGCCGCGAATGCGGTTACCGGATCTTATACAAGAAGCGCACTCGTCGCA TTGTTCAGTATGAGGCACGCTGA